From a single Pleurodeles waltl isolate 20211129_DDA chromosome 8, aPleWal1.hap1.20221129, whole genome shotgun sequence genomic region:
- the CREBZF gene encoding CREB/ATF bZIP transcription factor — protein MRATRSGRYRAPIPRAACGDGGAALHEADGPHLKQGKPTTSATEPQSPTTTMSSQSSPGPGDDMDFLSSMELAELLGHDHCWDAHLHKEMWNDDSSVTMSESDTLPFGELLQQLVRGDKTEDRDSSSPVERPHNRVNGKNSTRKLNGAYEAAKTNKNALAARLNRLRKKEYVMGLEEKVSCLSSENVELKEENRKLGKRVHDLEEETKYLKAVLANESVLSQLLGRLTGVKGMMLTTSLFRESGEEMDHDYALPRKRVKVEEQESTSGGICLHVDKEKVSVEFCSSCARNACSTVKILFFR, from the exons ATGCGGGCCACGCGCTCTGGCCGTTACCGTGCACCGATTCCCCGCGCCGCTTGCG GTGACGGAGGAGCAGCACTGCATGAAGCTGATGGGCCCCACCTAAAGCAAGGGAAGCCAACTACTTCGGCAACAGAGCCTCAGTCTCCAACCACAACCATGTCGTCTCAGTCCTCTCCTGGTCCTGGTGATGACATGGATTTTCTCTCCAGCATGGAGCTGGCAGAGCTTCTTGgacatgatcactgctgggatgCTCACTTGCATAAGGAAATGTGGAATGACGATAGTTCAGTGACCATGTCAGAGTCCGATACACTGCCTTTTGGGGAACTGTTGCAGCAGCTCGTGCGTGGCGACAAAACTGAAGACCGTGACAGTTCTTCACCTGTTGAACGTCCCCACAATCGGGTGAATGGCAAAAACTCTACTAGGAAGCTGAATGGAGCCTATGAGGCAGCCAAGACTAACAAgaatgctttggctgcaaggctaaACCGTCTTCGGAAGAAGGAATATGTGATGGGTCTTGAGGAGAAAGTGTCTTGTTTGTCTTCTGAAAACGTGGAGCTGAAAGAGGAGAATCGGAAGCTTGGTAAACGAGTGCACGACCTGGAGGAGGAAACTAAGTACTTAAAGGCAGTTCTAGCCAATGAAAGTGTGCTTTCTCAGTTGTTGGGAAGACTGACTGGAGTGAAAGGCATGATGCTCACCACATCTCTCTTCAGGGAATCCGGCGAGGAGATGGACCATGATTATGCATTGCCCAGGAAGAGGGTGAAAGTGGAAGAGCAGGAGAGCACGTCTGGTGGCATCTGTCTGCACGTGGACAAGGAGAAGGTGTCGGTGGAGTTTTGCTCCTCCTGTGCGAGGAATGCATGTTCTACAGTCAAAAT TTTGTTTTTTAGGTGA